A single window of Ovis canadensis isolate MfBH-ARS-UI-01 breed Bighorn chromosome 15, ARS-UI_OviCan_v2, whole genome shotgun sequence DNA harbors:
- the XNDC1N gene encoding protein XNDC1N isoform X1, which produces MAPVRISHVVSFSSQDPRYPVENLLNPDSQRGPWLSCPQDKSGQLKVELQLERAVPIGYIDVGNCGCAFLQIDVGRSSWSLDRPFVTLLPATMLMSLADSKQGKNRSGVRMFKDADFLAPASGESWDRLRLSCSQPFTRHQPFGLAFLRVCSSLDSLDDPAEGPSVPVSSGLSQGSFDAQESGPSPWLANPSIRRTFFPDPQTTTKEISELRNILNQLQPGTLGRSACMVLSAAHRAPPARVANPETNHAEPGPTHQHSAEPRSEEQNAEKDVGRTKRRKVGARRPVSNSNSRPNKQRPAKAGQREHLRPQARSSRAQESGWCPICAGSFSIDMLPQHAATCGGASPPPPASPASSPSSSPHVLWVSSPESSPPISWVQCPICELPFSAGEIEEHASTCGEVLQA; this is translated from the exons gaTCCCAGATATCCAGTGGAGAATTTGCTGAACCCAGACAGTCAGAGGGGACCGTGGCTCAGCTGTCCTCAGGACAAAAGCGGGCAGCTGAAAGTGGAGCTGCAGCTGGAGAGGGCAGTGCCCATTGGCTACATTGATGTGG GTAACTGTGGTTGTGCTTTCCTGCAAATTGACGTGGGTCGTTCCTCCTGGTCCCTGGACAGACCTTTCGtcaccctgctccctgcaaccaTGCTGATGTCCCTGGCTGATTCAAAGCAGGGGAAAAACCGCTCAGGGGTCCGCATGTTTAAAGATG CTGATTTCCTGGCCCCAGCCTCCGGTGAGTCGTGGGATCGACTTCGCCTGAGCTGCTCCCAACCCTTCACACGTCATCAGCCCTTTGGCCTGGCCTTCCTGCGGGTGTGTTCCTCTCTGGACTCCTTAGACGACCCTGCGGAGGGTCCCTCTGTCCCTGTGAGCTCGGGGCTGAGCCAG GGCTCTTTTGATGCTCAGGAGTCTGGTCCCAGCCCCTGGCTGGCTAATCCTTCCATCCGGAGGACATTCTTCCCGGATCCCCAAAC gaccaccaaggaaatctcaGAGCTCAGGAATATCCTAAACCAACTGCAGCCGGGGACTCTGGGGCGTTCAGCCTGCATGGTGCTTTCAGCTGCCCACAGGGCACCTCCAGCCCGTGTGGCAAACCCTGAAACCAACCATGCAGAGCCAGGTCCCACTCATCAGCACAGCGCAG AGCCCAGATCAGAGGAGCAGAACGCAGAGAAGGACGTGGGCAGGACGAAGAGGAGGAAAGTGGGAGCCCGCAG GCCTGTATCCAACTCAAACTCTCGGCCAAACAAGCAGAGGCCAGCAAAGGCAGGCCAGAGAGAACACCTGCGGCCCCAGGCCCGAAGCAGCAGAGCCCAGGAGAGTGGGTGGTGCCCCATTTGTGCAG GCTCCTTCAGCATTGACATGCTTCCCCAGCACGCTGCTACTTGTGGAGgggcctccccgcctcccccagcctctcccgCCTCATCACCATCTTCGTCTCCGCACGTACTGTGGGTTTCCTCCCCGGAGAGCTCGCCGCCCATTTCCTGGGTCCAGTGTCCTATCTGCGAGTTGCCGTTCTCGGCAGGAGAAATAGAAGAACATGCCAGCACGTGCGGGGAGGTCCTTCAGGCCTGA
- the XNDC1N gene encoding protein XNDC1N isoform X2 — translation MAPVRISHVVSFSSQDPRYPVENLLNPDSQRGPWLSCPQDKSGQLKVELQLERAVPIGYIDVADFLAPASGESWDRLRLSCSQPFTRHQPFGLAFLRVCSSLDSLDDPAEGPSVPVSSGLSQGSFDAQESGPSPWLANPSIRRTFFPDPQTTTKEISELRNILNQLQPGTLGRSACMVLSAAHRAPPARVANPETNHAEPGPTHQHSAEPRSEEQNAEKDVGRTKRRKVGARRPVSNSNSRPNKQRPAKAGQREHLRPQARSSRAQESGWCPICAGSFSIDMLPQHAATCGGASPPPPASPASSPSSSPHVLWVSSPESSPPISWVQCPICELPFSAGEIEEHASTCGEVLQA, via the exons gaTCCCAGATATCCAGTGGAGAATTTGCTGAACCCAGACAGTCAGAGGGGACCGTGGCTCAGCTGTCCTCAGGACAAAAGCGGGCAGCTGAAAGTGGAGCTGCAGCTGGAGAGGGCAGTGCCCATTGGCTACATTGATGTGG CTGATTTCCTGGCCCCAGCCTCCGGTGAGTCGTGGGATCGACTTCGCCTGAGCTGCTCCCAACCCTTCACACGTCATCAGCCCTTTGGCCTGGCCTTCCTGCGGGTGTGTTCCTCTCTGGACTCCTTAGACGACCCTGCGGAGGGTCCCTCTGTCCCTGTGAGCTCGGGGCTGAGCCAG GGCTCTTTTGATGCTCAGGAGTCTGGTCCCAGCCCCTGGCTGGCTAATCCTTCCATCCGGAGGACATTCTTCCCGGATCCCCAAAC gaccaccaaggaaatctcaGAGCTCAGGAATATCCTAAACCAACTGCAGCCGGGGACTCTGGGGCGTTCAGCCTGCATGGTGCTTTCAGCTGCCCACAGGGCACCTCCAGCCCGTGTGGCAAACCCTGAAACCAACCATGCAGAGCCAGGTCCCACTCATCAGCACAGCGCAG AGCCCAGATCAGAGGAGCAGAACGCAGAGAAGGACGTGGGCAGGACGAAGAGGAGGAAAGTGGGAGCCCGCAG GCCTGTATCCAACTCAAACTCTCGGCCAAACAAGCAGAGGCCAGCAAAGGCAGGCCAGAGAGAACACCTGCGGCCCCAGGCCCGAAGCAGCAGAGCCCAGGAGAGTGGGTGGTGCCCCATTTGTGCAG GCTCCTTCAGCATTGACATGCTTCCCCAGCACGCTGCTACTTGTGGAGgggcctccccgcctcccccagcctctcccgCCTCATCACCATCTTCGTCTCCGCACGTACTGTGGGTTTCCTCCCCGGAGAGCTCGCCGCCCATTTCCTGGGTCCAGTGTCCTATCTGCGAGTTGCCGTTCTCGGCAGGAGAAATAGAAGAACATGCCAGCACGTGCGGGGAGGTCCTTCAGGCCTGA